TCGTTGGGGTTACTTACTGTCACGGCAACTTCTTTGTTGTGGAGGATGAGAGCAGAGAAGATGCAGGCAAGTTCAGAGActgaagccattttattttcaggattTTATGTCTTTAGAAATGGATGCCTGATTTTAAACAGTGCCCACCGTCAGATTAAAAGGCCTTAGCTTCACAAGAAAACCAGGCACTTGTCGAAAAGAGGACATTTTTGGGCAGGACATTCAacttcattcaaaaaaaattttcctaCCTTTTTCCAGTAAGTTGCATCCAAATGctgatttgaaaaaataaaaaaatgtaaatgctgatccaggatcaccTCACCTAACCAACCACTAAATCCCCTAGATACATTTGTCAGTTATGAATTCTTTTCAGCAGTATCTTCATCAGATAAATGCAAGACAGTATattaacattatatatattaGCCATATATCCAGTTTACAGTATTTTTCTAGCTGCTGTTTGagttttgtagtttttctttACTATGCTCTACAATGAATTGGCTGCTGAGGTAATGCTCTTTAAGTGGTCATTATGACATTGAAAAAGACTGTATTACCAGCTACACATTCTTAAGGCTTTATGATATTCATAGAGCTTATCAATATAAGCTTGCATTTCCAGAAATTTAAACCAATATACATACAtgattgaaaatgcatttcagcaatGTAAGTGTttacatgacaaaaaataactgcagtcAATTGATGGACAGAACTGTTCTTTCTAGAGTCTTAACGGAAAAACACATAATCTGTTCTGCCAGATTTTGTGGAGTAGTTAAAAAAGTAGAAAGTTTTTTCAATGCAAGTGGAAGCAATGTTACAGCTGGTTGTGGAAGAGAGGTTTTGCACAAGATTTTCCCAACAGGCTGATCAATCATAATGCCTTCAGCTTCCTGTTATAGAAGCCTTCAAATGTCCCTCTGCTGAAATCAGCATCCAAGGAAGTCACTGATTTACTTTTGCTCCACATTCCTCCCCTTGGTGATTGGATATGGACAGTGTTAGTCTTTGTGGGTTTTTCCTTTGGCCTTCTGACTGTGAAACACTCTGTGCTCATTTACTCTGGTCTTGTCCACTGGGTAAAGCCTTTGGGGAAAGAGAATAGGTAATCATTTCACAAGagagcagacacacactgtactgaCACATGCAATTTGAGAACCAGTTACAAAActatttaatgtgtgtttggttgGTATAATCCATGGAAACTTGCTGAGCTTACATTTTGCCTTTTGTCTATTCAAGCAGTTTAACAGAGTCGTTAGATGGTAAGTACCTTACTTAAGGGTATAACAATTGTCACCTACCAGGGGATTTATCCTGGAACCTTCTAGTTGTAAGAACAGGTCCTTTTTTGTTATCTTTTTATGTCTTAggtaaaaatcttttttttacatttaaaaaaatgtttagtgtctttatattttatataaatcaaataaaattaaaatgttccaaaatcaaatttaaaaaaaaacacatcacctGTTTGTCCAGCACGGCAAGCAGAGCAGTTAATTTACTTGCCACAGGACATCTACTCCACCGAAATATCAAAGAATGTCACAAGTCAAAAGTCATTTTGCATTAGCATGTGGGGCTGGCTCAGACAGCATTCGGCCGCCCAGTGACTCACCATCTCTGGTACAGGTAGATGAGGAAAACTAAATCATCCCTAAAGCAGGCCAGCCAGTGGGTGGTTGGCATGGTGATGATGAAGGCAAAGATGTCATCAATGAAGGTATTGAATGCCTGGTGAGTGATAAATCATTCCAGTCATCATCAATATCAAGTCTTTATTTTTGACTCGTACATGTTGAGACTTAACAACTTCTTTGTTCTTGAACCtatgttttgtaatttaaaaaaaaaagatttattacTATTTGGCATCTCCAAGCCCAATATGGAATGTCCAATTTGCAAACTATGTATAAGCTTGCTCATGTGTTATACGGCCCCTGCTGACGGCCCTGGAGAGTGAAGACAACTTGCGGTTCTCTGAAACACATGATGCAAACACAGCTGCTTCTTTTTACACTGCAGCCACAAGTTGCACATGTGCAGAGCGGgggcggaggagacccaatcatacacacGAACAGGGAGCAAGCCATGGGCACATGCATGGCCAACAGGGGTCGCTCAAGCAATGAACATGGCTATCCCTGTCGACCGAACCCGTCCCATATATCCCTTGGGCGACACAATGCCAATGGTGCGCTGcccctgtggggctgccagcCATAGTTGGCACTGGCACTAGCCGGATTTGATTCCAGACCACGCTGAATGTTTATCAAATGTACTTAGTACCACagagaatgtgtttttgttgccGCTGTATTTTTTGAGTAAGGCCGCAGTTTACTGCTGAACACTTACTCCTGAACTGTGCATGCCACTATGAGTCTAACTATGAGTCTAATCCTCCTGAAACCTGCAGGAAAAAGGCTTAgtatcaaaatgtttttgacataatgcaagtgtcttggatgacaaaaaaaaaagttgcagtgaaaatattgtctaaaatataatttatttttattaaatgtcccttgtagtgcaggtttcagcacagtagaatatatggttcttgagattaagaacAGAGACTCGTGTCCCCTACAGCAgggaacaaaaatgtattcccaggtcttaggaggataaGTCTGAACATGATATGAAAAAACTTACTTTAAACTTTAATGCCTTCCAGGGTAAATGTGCCACTGATTTTAGCTGTGGGAATACACATGGAAAACACTGAGATAGAAAACAGTTTTCCACTGGTGATATTTAAATTTAGCAGGATAAGTGATGTGATAATTGTATTTTTGGTAATACCAACCTTATAATTAACGAAAAGCTGCGGTATTATGAAGAGGAATCCAAAACCATAAATTCCTATCAAAGCAATAAAATAGACTGCATTATTGACGTTTTATATTATGTGTGATGATTTAGGTACAATCAGGTCAGGTATACAATCTAACCACTAGACTACTTTGTCATTAATATGTCAGAAACAGCATGAGGTGGTATTTACcgtacacaaaatatttttaagaccCCCTAAACTCATGATGTAAGATGACATTTGCATGAATTGACTGGTTAAAGGTAAGAGTATAGCATCTTTATAATGAATAGAGCCTTACAGCTTCATTATTCATGCAGTATATTTGACTTCACTTCTAGATTGACATGCTGTGCTAAGCTCCAAATCCAAATGTGTAAACAAGGAATGTTGTAGGAAATGTACAGTAAGGTTGCCATGCTTACCAATAACAAGACTGTTAATTAACCATGAGTACCAACTGTTAAGATAAAgcaagaaatattaaaataatatgagGAAGACAGTCCATTATACTGTAAGTAATTTGAAGTAAAATACGAAGTTGTTTTaccttttatattttacatatatcaAGGAGTATATGGCTCCTCCAAAGCACAATGGATATAGTAAGAAGGACAAATACTTCATTGCCTGGGAAGCAGGAACAACTCAGTTAGGACTGGCGAACACCTGGCATCTTAATTTAGTGATGGAAAGAGCATGGTGTGAATCATTTTGCACATAGTGGAGCTTCTAAAACATCATCCTGTGAACTGACCTGAGTGTCGTGTTCTTCAGTATTTTTCTCCGATTCACTGGAGTTTCCAAACTGTGGAAGAAACGTTTCCATTGTTACAATCCTCCCCAATCCTTCAAACTGTCAAATGCCTTTTTCCAAGGAACCTGTGACACTTAACAGTTTAAATTCTGTtcagttatacagctgggtatattaactgaagcaattcagctgACGCACATTGCCCAAAATGTAAACCAACAAAGCCCTGGACAAGATAACTTAAGGTTATAAAAGACTGGTTTTCTAACTGCCATGTGCctattaaaaaaagagcaaaacacTTCTCTGTACTCTTCTAAACAGCTACTCTTGTGGAATTACAGTGGATTTTTCCAATGATGATACATATTATTATAGACACATcctctttaaaataataatcccCATGCAAACGCGCACATACAGTTAAAACCAGAACATTCATAACTGGAATCATTGAGGTGATGGACGTGCTTACTAGGAAAATGGGCTTCATGCCAGACCACAAAACCTGAATCCTGTAGGCCTTCATGACCTTCCAAACCTAGAGGATGCAGGAAGAGCAGGATATTAGACCACAATCCAGGATGAAATCCATGCACTTGGGAGTCTGTTCAGACATAGAGTAAGTAGGGTCTTACTAAATCATGAGCCATCCATCAATGCTCCATACTGCTTCCTTTATTTCTAAATTTAGGAGATCGTGGAATAATgctacttttaatttttttctaaaataacgttTTGTATGTTTACAATGTAAAGAAACAATTGCCTGaacacattcttttttcttttttttacaatagtCTCTATCATACATCTTACAATATATTATGGTAGTGAAATAACTGGTGTTGAGCTCTTTGTCCACAAAGCATGCAGTAACTGAATTTGTAGTCTCTGGATCATTGCACTGAGGGTACATATGTAGAATCACCCATAGTTGCTAATtacaaattttgtttttcaagatgTAACAAACTGAATTTCTTAATTCAGCACATTAATTTGTGGTAAGGTTTGATTAAATCGCATGCTTTAAATTTCCTGCTACTGTACCAATTCAGTAATGCCCGCACACTGAAACTCAATATACACGTTTATTCAACAACTTTTCAGTCCTGTGTGGATCTTCATCAGGTGAGAAGATATACAAAGGATCGAAACGTTGAATAAAGGTGCACATTAAGTCTTTATTCAGTGTGCAGGGTTTACTGAATTGTGTAGGTGACATTCACTGCCATCGTGGCAAGATACATAAAGTGCACAAACAACAAGGGCTTTGGTGCAAAAGAAGTAGGTGAAACCTCAGGGATGCTGGATACCTCAATTACAGAGCCCACGCCAGCAGGAAAGAGAACTAACAGGTTGGTTTGCTCCTCAAGGAGGTACAGGAAGATCACAATGGTACTAAAGCACCTCCAAAGTACtgaaaaatagaacaaaataaagcaaacaacAAGATTACAACTTCACTTAGTGCCCTGTAATCAGTAATTTCTTATTCATTCAGATGTCAGCCATTGCACATAATTTCATCCAGATGCatccattacattttcacaaccTCACCCCCTAGCTAACAAAGTAGTGACTTATGCCGGGTGTGTCAGAAGTTGACACATCTACTGCCATTATCAGTTCATAAGGTGGCGCTAGCTGTTAGCATGGTTCTGTGCAGTAGTAGATGCGTGTGATGTAGATCAATGTGCGCTATTACCTGCTTTACTGGACATTCCCACCAtggtcttcttcttcttccaaaagctgatgtcatttttaaaggCCAGAAGGTCAAAAAGGAGctacaaaatgcaaatgtttattttgttgttgcattaATAATCATATGaataatatgatttatttatttatgaattttatttatttggcagatctACTGACCAGTCTGTCATGGAAGCacatattaaatgttaaaaatgagcATGTATCAAAGCTACATGTATGAATTCATTCACAGGTTTCAGACACTGATTTTAGATGTACAGGGCAGTTCAAAACTGTTGAGACTGCTGTGAAAATTCAAAGTCATAAAGTCAGTCAACTGAAAGTAGAAAGGCGACTTCAATGAAACATAAGAAGTACTTACATGAAACGCAGCCACCAAAACCGTCAGTGCTAAGAAATACAGATTGGTGTCCACAAAGATTCCTTTGATTTCATCTGTATCCTGTTCAGTGAAGCCTTAAAAATCATAATTATCcagaaaatatattcatataaaacatttttttttcgaTTATTTTTAACACTGATCAAATTGTTCCTCAGCTTACATTTTTTCAACATATCAGAAATACTATTCAGAATGTTAACATACAGTGTAGTGGCTATAATTTTTTCATACAGTACCCTTGATGAAGAAAAGAAGgctacagaaaataaacaatactgGTAACGTATGGATGAGAGAGTTGTTCACGTTTCTAAAATTTTGGTGGAATTATCTACATACCAAAGTAGCGCAGGGAGTGGACAGCATCCTGCATGTGAATCCAGAAGCGCAGCTTTCCCAGAGAGATGCTGTGGTACGATATCGTCAGCGGCAGGTTGGCTGTCGTGCTGTTCATCACCTGCAAGACAAGCACGTTGTGTCTTCACAGGAATTAAACTCCCTGTGTGCATTTTCTTACTTTGTCCTTTGAATGAATTCCCTTTTAATAACTGAACAGTCCCAAGTGTAGTTATCAGGAGTGTGAATACGACATAGGTACATACCATTAAGTCCTTCACCCTGTTTCTGAGCTCATTGATGAAGAGGATTGGAAGGTACATCGTCTTTTTTCCATCCTGAAATCTACAAAATGACATGGAGTGAACGGTCCAGTCTTTTTTCCAATTGACATATTTCTTCACTCATGTCCCCACAGTGATACCCACAAGCTTGTAGGGGACAATG
This window of the Anguilla anguilla isolate fAngAng1 chromosome 1, fAngAng1.pri, whole genome shotgun sequence genome carries:
- the LOC118228280 gene encoding cleft lip and palate transmembrane protein 1-like protein isoform X1, yielding MTMFPACYSKSPNGVFRKTSFTTLIAGVFVLYVLHTCWVIYSILYTRPCGHNKRENCIVSYMTEAPRLQLSIYTSVKPSEDDGHSLILKMEDFDIHSSFERTLNVFLPLKTRSNGTLYILVFLHQAGVSPWQDSRQVNHVAPLTTYMLPKAPKIRFTSDQAPPQLEEQQKHLDDSAANQRPVSHWHSRLSFNVVAEDFSFDQGALPSDVQRYLKVFQDGKKTMYLPILFINELRNRVKDLMVMNSTTANLPLTISYHSISLGKLRFWIHMQDAVHSLRYFGFTEQDTDEIKGIFVDTNLYFLALTVLVAAFHLLFDLLAFKNDISFWKKKKTMVGMSSKAVLWRCFSTIVIFLYLLEEQTNLLVLFPAGVGSVIEVWKVMKAYRIQVLWSGMKPIFLFGNSSESEKNTEEHDTQAMKYLSFLLYPLCFGGAIYSLIYVKYKSWYSWLINSLVIGIYGFGFLFIIPQLFVNYKLKSVAHLPWKALKFKAFNTFIDDIFAFIITMPTTHWLACFRDDLVFLIYLYQRWLYPVDKTRVNEHRVFHSQKAKGKTHKD
- the LOC118228280 gene encoding cleft lip and palate transmembrane protein 1-like protein isoform X2, producing the protein MEDFDIHSSFERTLNVFLPLKTRSNGTLYILVFLHQAGVSPWQDSRQVNHVAPLTTYMLPKAPKIRFTSDQAPPQLEEQQKHLDDSAANQRPVSHWHSRLSFNVVAEDFSFDQGALPSDVQRYLKVFQDGKKTMYLPILFINELRNRVKDLMVMNSTTANLPLTISYHSISLGKLRFWIHMQDAVHSLRYFGFTEQDTDEIKGIFVDTNLYFLALTVLVAAFHLLFDLLAFKNDISFWKKKKTMVGMSSKAVLWRCFSTIVIFLYLLEEQTNLLVLFPAGVGSVIEVWKVMKAYRIQVLWSGMKPIFLFGNSSESEKNTEEHDTQAMKYLSFLLYPLCFGGAIYSLIYVKYKSWYSWLINSLVIGIYGFGFLFIIPQLFVNYKLKSVAHLPWKALKFKAFNTFIDDIFAFIITMPTTHWLACFRDDLVFLIYLYQRWLYPVDKTRVNEHRVFHSQKAKGKTHKD